From Chryseobacterium sp. H1D6B, a single genomic window includes:
- a CDS encoding D-alanine--D-alanine ligase, translating into MSKKHVAVVMGGYSDEYVVSLKSGQLIYDSLDRDLYNVYKVVVLKNEWYFLDENDKKYPVNKGDFSVTLDNNEHLKFDVCFNIIHGTPGENGILQAYWDAIGQTYTGCDFYQSALTFNKKDTLAVLSKYGIPSAKSVYLRKGENINVDEIIENLGLPVFVKPNQSGSSLGISKVKDKSELIAAAEIAFKEDNEILIESFLDGMEVSVGVIDYKGETIVLGITEIVPTNEFFDYEAKYEGASEEITPARIDEETTKRVEEISKRAYDSLGMSGFSRSEYILMDGIPYMLEMNTNPGFSPASILPQQAKIYGISIKDLCGNEVEKALAKKTK; encoded by the coding sequence ATGAGCAAAAAACACGTCGCCGTAGTAATGGGGGGCTATTCTGATGAATATGTTGTATCCTTAAAAAGCGGTCAATTAATCTATGATTCTTTAGATAGAGATCTCTATAATGTATATAAAGTCGTTGTTCTTAAAAACGAATGGTATTTTTTAGATGAAAATGATAAGAAGTATCCTGTCAATAAAGGAGACTTTTCTGTTACACTGGATAATAACGAACATTTAAAATTTGATGTCTGCTTCAATATTATTCATGGTACTCCTGGGGAAAATGGAATCCTGCAGGCATATTGGGACGCTATAGGACAGACTTACACTGGATGCGATTTTTATCAAAGTGCTTTAACATTTAATAAAAAAGACACATTAGCTGTATTGTCAAAATATGGAATCCCTTCGGCAAAAAGTGTTTATTTAAGAAAAGGAGAAAACATTAATGTAGATGAAATCATAGAGAACTTAGGACTTCCTGTTTTTGTAAAACCCAACCAGTCTGGTTCTTCTTTAGGAATATCAAAAGTAAAAGATAAATCTGAACTTATTGCAGCTGCAGAAATTGCGTTTAAAGAAGATAATGAAATTCTCATCGAAAGTTTTCTTGATGGAATGGAAGTTTCCGTGGGCGTTATTGACTATAAAGGAGAAACTATTGTCCTTGGAATTACAGAAATAGTTCCTACCAACGAATTCTTCGATTATGAGGCTAAATATGAAGGTGCTTCAGAAGAAATTACGCCGGCTAGAATTGACGAGGAAACCACAAAAAGAGTGGAAGAAATCTCAAAGAGAGCTTACGATTCTTTGGGTATGAGCGGTTTTTCACGCAGCGAATATATTTTAATGGACGGCATTCCATATATGCTGGAAATGAATACGAATCCAGGATTCTCACCCGCGAGTATTCTACCTCAACAAGCGAAAATTTACGGAATATCAATAAAAGACCTTTGCGGAAACGAAGTTGAAAAAGCTTTAGCAAAAAAAACGAAGTAG
- a CDS encoding PASTA domain-containing protein, with translation MLKSLFNWKVLLNLLVAIGVFVGLVWLTFRWLEYHTNHGQEIAVPNVVNKSVHEAIKILDDAGLEYEVDSFKYDPRYRPFQVLQVYPSPGSRVKDARAIQLKVNPRTWAKVAVPDVINKYAGLAFQRLDQVGLKVGDTIFEPSIQKDAILRVLFKGNMIKPGSLLPRFSTVDVVVGSGPMRNISIPNVVGLTVKEARGVIAKSMFEVGLVDHEDGGKDESDIVYYQDPASGDVRDQGMQMDLWASKKTPAELRSKIDQLNSVYRMKSDTALPPIRYEEIPPHQEPVYEPIPVPVPKKETPKPEPVKTEAPKTASTKPASSTPHKTAETKPKTAVTGNTSTTGNTNKTTVPAAQQPVQKPKAKKVVVE, from the coding sequence ATGCTTAAATCACTTTTCAATTGGAAAGTTTTACTGAACTTATTAGTAGCCATCGGAGTTTTCGTGGGGTTGGTTTGGCTTACGTTTCGTTGGCTGGAGTACCATACTAATCATGGTCAGGAAATAGCCGTTCCCAATGTTGTCAATAAATCTGTACATGAAGCGATCAAAATATTAGATGACGCTGGATTAGAATATGAAGTAGACAGTTTCAAATATGATCCTAGATATAGACCTTTTCAAGTGCTGCAGGTTTATCCTTCACCAGGTTCACGCGTGAAAGATGCAAGAGCGATCCAATTAAAAGTCAATCCAAGAACCTGGGCTAAAGTAGCTGTTCCTGATGTTATTAATAAATATGCAGGGCTGGCTTTTCAAAGACTGGATCAAGTAGGATTAAAAGTAGGAGATACTATTTTTGAGCCGAGTATTCAAAAAGATGCAATTTTAAGAGTATTATTTAAAGGAAATATGATAAAACCGGGATCATTACTGCCTAGGTTTTCAACTGTTGATGTTGTGGTAGGATCTGGTCCTATGAGAAATATTTCTATACCTAACGTCGTTGGATTAACGGTAAAAGAAGCAAGAGGCGTTATTGCAAAAAGTATGTTTGAAGTCGGATTAGTAGACCATGAAGACGGGGGTAAGGATGAATCTGATATTGTCTATTACCAAGATCCAGCCTCAGGAGATGTACGGGATCAGGGAATGCAGATGGACCTTTGGGCCAGTAAAAAAACACCAGCTGAGCTGCGGAGCAAAATAGACCAGTTAAACTCTGTCTATCGAATGAAATCTGACACAGCGCTGCCTCCTATCCGATATGAGGAAATTCCTCCTCATCAAGAACCTGTTTATGAGCCAATACCTGTGCCTGTTCCTAAAAAAGAAACGCCAAAGCCAGAGCCCGTAAAAACGGAAGCACCTAAAACGGCAAGTACGAAACCAGCTTCTTCTACACCGCATAAAACAGCAGAAACTAAACCTAAAACTGCTGTTACAGGTAATACTTCCACTACAGGAAATACTAATAAGACAACTGTACCTGCTGCACAACAGCCGGTTCAAAAGCCAAAAGCTAAAAAAGTGGTAGTAGAATAA
- a CDS encoding RluA family pseudouridine synthase, giving the protein MTEDNEDFLDEELLDPNDIDIDEENKGLYEHLNLTVDKKQEPLRIDKFLLIYRQNSSRNKISQTCRAGNVVVNGIPVKQNYRVKPGDQISVLLAHPPRENVIIPQDIPIDIVYEDDDLVVVDKKPGMVVHPGFGNWDGTLVNALAFHFAKNGVKSDLDRVGLVHRIDKDTSGLLVIAKNEYALSFLAKQFFERKTKRLYWAFVWGNLQEDEGTITGHIGRHPKNRMQMSVYEDGSHGKHAVTHYKVLERFRYMTWIECKLETGRTHQIRAHFKHLGHTLFNDERYEGHVPLRGVNLPKYKHFIKNVFEILPRHALHAHTLGFIHPTTKKELYFESPMPQDMTDAVKKWRNYLEN; this is encoded by the coding sequence ATGACAGAAGATAACGAAGATTTTTTAGATGAAGAATTATTAGATCCTAACGATATTGATATTGATGAGGAGAATAAAGGACTGTATGAACATCTTAATCTCACTGTTGACAAAAAACAAGAACCATTAAGAATAGATAAATTCTTATTGATATACCGCCAAAACTCTTCTAGAAATAAAATTTCACAAACCTGCCGGGCAGGAAACGTTGTAGTAAACGGCATTCCTGTAAAACAAAATTACCGCGTAAAACCGGGAGATCAAATTTCTGTACTGCTTGCGCATCCGCCTAGAGAAAATGTTATTATTCCGCAGGATATTCCTATTGATATTGTGTATGAAGATGATGATCTTGTTGTAGTTGACAAAAAACCGGGGATGGTAGTTCACCCGGGATTTGGGAATTGGGATGGAACTTTAGTCAATGCTTTAGCATTCCACTTTGCAAAAAACGGAGTTAAATCTGATCTTGATAGAGTAGGGCTGGTTCATAGAATAGATAAAGATACTTCGGGACTTCTTGTTATTGCAAAAAATGAATATGCTTTAAGTTTCTTGGCAAAGCAGTTTTTTGAAAGAAAAACCAAAAGATTATACTGGGCATTCGTATGGGGAAATCTTCAAGAGGATGAAGGGACAATAACGGGGCATATAGGCAGGCATCCTAAAAATAGAATGCAGATGTCAGTATATGAAGACGGAAGCCATGGGAAGCATGCGGTGACCCATTACAAGGTACTGGAACGTTTTAGATACATGACTTGGATAGAATGTAAATTAGAAACAGGAAGAACCCATCAGATCAGAGCACATTTTAAACATTTGGGGCATACCTTGTTTAATGATGAAAGATATGAAGGGCATGTACCTCTAAGAGGGGTCAATCTGCCAAAATATAAACATTTTATAAAAAATGTATTTGAAATTCTCCCTAGACATGCACTTCATGCCCATACCCTAGGATTTATACATCCAACGACAAAAAAGGAATTGTATTTTGAGAGCCCAATGCCCCAAGATATGACGGATGCCGTAAAAAAATGGAGAAATTATTTAGAAAACTAA
- a CDS encoding PorP/SprF family type IX secretion system membrane protein, which yields MRKLYAIVCLALLSNAYKAQESLPYYQQYLLDGEFLFNPAQYGKTDNVQLNLNYQQQFSKFSESPNVQSVGINANIFDRVGAGISIFRDSNGPISAGGITAGASYFIPLSSEGDRRDQFSFGTSVNFYNMNFDYTKINTEDGYDPLLQGNESNIFMVYANFGLAATYKNIFGGVSVNDIALSNDASIVNNYEPSPIKFFLNLGYDWHFADNMYVSPSALINLNTNSTRMIDYNLMATFFNDINSFSFGVSYRSVQNRFDSQQLSISPIVKVKFNKFMIGATYNLGMSDIQEYGGNSFMIGLGYNFDNFINHRGFRY from the coding sequence ATGAGAAAACTATATGCTATAGTGTGTTTGGCTCTTTTGTCAAATGCATACAAAGCACAAGAATCATTACCATACTATCAACAATATCTTTTGGATGGTGAGTTCCTGTTTAACCCGGCACAATACGGAAAGACGGACAATGTTCAGCTCAACCTTAATTACCAACAGCAATTTTCAAAATTCAGCGAGTCTCCCAATGTACAGTCAGTGGGGATCAACGCTAATATTTTTGATAGAGTAGGTGCAGGTATTTCTATTTTTAGAGATAGTAACGGGCCTATTTCTGCAGGTGGTATTACGGCAGGTGCTTCTTATTTTATTCCTTTAAGCAGTGAAGGAGACAGAAGAGATCAGTTCTCATTCGGTACAAGTGTCAATTTTTATAATATGAATTTTGATTATACTAAAATTAATACCGAAGACGGATATGATCCTTTATTACAAGGTAATGAAAGTAATATTTTCATGGTATATGCCAACTTTGGTTTAGCGGCAACGTATAAAAATATCTTCGGGGGAGTTTCCGTGAATGATATTGCATTAAGTAATGATGCATCAATTGTTAATAATTATGAGCCTTCACCTATCAAGTTTTTCTTAAACTTAGGATATGACTGGCATTTTGCAGATAATATGTATGTATCACCGTCTGCATTAATCAACTTGAATACGAATTCAACAAGAATGATCGATTATAACTTAATGGCGACATTCTTTAATGATATTAATTCATTCTCTTTCGGAGTAAGTTATAGATCTGTTCAAAACAGATTTGACAGCCAGCAGCTGAGTATCTCTCCAATCGTTAAAGTGAAATTTAACAAATTCATGATCGGAGCTACTTATAACCTTGGAATGTCTGATATTCAGGAGTATGGAGGAAACAGCTTCATGATCGGATTAGGTTATAACTTTGATAACTTTATTAATCATAGAGGATTTAGATATTAA
- the hemW gene encoding radical SAM family heme chaperone HemW gives MIYIHIPFCKQKCSYCNFHFSTSLHFKDEMISAMKKEIFLRKDELQHKTLKSLYFGGGTPSILSAGEINSLIDEVLKYFSFEKDIEVTLEANPDDLDKNFLKELSNTPVNRLSIGTQSFFDEDLKLMNRAHNASEAEGSIKRAQDFGFENLSIDLIYGSPTSSLEIWKENLNKTIALDVPHISSYALTVEPKTALNDWILKGKVLSPKEEEQNKEFYYLSDFLKDNGFEHYEVSNFAKPGMHSKHNSAYWKYQEYLGIGPSAHSYNGRDIRSWNAANNQQYIRKLENNALAKESEVLSENDQFNEMIMIGLRTIWGVDLEGLKTKFSPDVLEKLQISICRKLEEGILAVENNHLKIPEKHWFLADGIASDLFMI, from the coding sequence ATGATTTACATTCACATTCCATTCTGCAAACAAAAATGCAGTTACTGCAATTTTCATTTTTCTACTTCTTTACATTTTAAAGACGAGATGATTTCCGCTATGAAAAAAGAAATCTTCTTGAGAAAAGATGAACTACAGCATAAAACATTGAAATCTCTGTATTTTGGAGGAGGTACGCCGTCTATCCTTTCAGCTGGTGAGATCAATTCTTTGATTGACGAGGTTTTAAAATATTTCAGTTTCGAAAAGGATATAGAAGTTACTTTAGAAGCGAATCCGGATGATTTGGATAAGAATTTTCTGAAAGAATTATCAAATACGCCCGTTAACCGCTTATCAATAGGAACACAGAGTTTCTTTGATGAAGATCTAAAACTGATGAACCGTGCACATAACGCATCGGAAGCAGAAGGTTCAATTAAACGGGCACAGGATTTTGGTTTTGAAAATTTAAGTATTGATCTGATTTACGGATCGCCGACGTCCAGCCTGGAGATCTGGAAAGAAAATTTAAATAAAACAATTGCTTTAGATGTTCCTCATATCTCGTCCTATGCTTTGACTGTTGAGCCGAAAACAGCATTAAATGACTGGATCTTAAAAGGAAAAGTTTTATCTCCTAAAGAAGAAGAGCAGAACAAAGAATTCTACTATTTATCGGATTTCCTCAAAGATAATGGATTTGAACACTATGAAGTTTCCAATTTTGCTAAACCTGGAATGCATTCCAAACATAATTCCGCATACTGGAAGTATCAGGAATATTTAGGCATCGGGCCGTCTGCACATTCCTATAACGGCCGTGATATTAGAAGCTGGAATGCTGCGAATAATCAGCAGTACATTAGAAAACTTGAAAATAATGCATTAGCAAAAGAATCTGAAGTGCTCTCTGAAAATGACCAGTTCAACGAAATGATCATGATCGGGCTGAGAACGATCTGGGGTGTTGATCTTGAAGGATTAAAAACTAAATTTTCTCCTGATGTTCTTGAAAAACTTCAAATAAGTATTTGCCGGAAACTCGAAGAAGGGATTCTGGCAGTCGAAAACAATCATCTTAAAATTCCTGAGAAACATTGGTTTTTAGCAGATGGAATTGCTTCAGATCTGTTTATGATTTGA
- the murI gene encoding glutamate racemase, with protein sequence MKTKKQDYSHLSAKQPIGIFDSGVGGLTVAKEIKRLLPHEDLIYFGDTKHLPYGEKSREAIIEYSTKITNFLLEQNCKAIVIACNTATANALNEVLQLTANKVPVIDVINPVAEKVSYEIHNNVGVIATKATVNSGLYKKSIRKHNKFIKVDELATPLLVPAIEEGFKNHPITHAIIYNYLSNSKLKNIETLILGCTHYPLLIDEIKQYYGNRVRVIDSPNIVASHLKIILDKYNLLNECNPKPNYHFYLSDLTKNFEKISKKFFGKTIDLELKVL encoded by the coding sequence TTGAAAACTAAGAAACAAGATTACAGTCATCTTTCAGCGAAACAGCCTATCGGAATTTTCGACAGTGGAGTTGGTGGACTTACGGTAGCTAAAGAAATAAAAAGACTTCTTCCTCATGAAGATCTCATTTATTTTGGAGATACAAAGCATCTTCCTTACGGTGAGAAATCCCGTGAAGCGATTATCGAGTATTCTACAAAGATCACGAACTTTCTGTTGGAGCAGAACTGTAAAGCAATTGTTATTGCCTGCAACACAGCCACTGCAAATGCTTTGAACGAAGTTCTTCAGCTGACGGCTAATAAAGTTCCTGTCATTGACGTTATTAATCCTGTTGCGGAAAAAGTATCTTATGAAATTCATAACAATGTCGGGGTTATTGCAACTAAAGCCACTGTGAATTCAGGGCTGTATAAAAAGAGTATTCGTAAACATAATAAATTTATTAAAGTAGATGAGCTGGCTACGCCTTTATTAGTTCCGGCTATTGAAGAAGGTTTTAAAAACCATCCGATCACGCATGCTATTATTTATAATTATTTAAGCAACAGCAAACTCAAAAATATTGAAACATTAATTTTAGGCTGTACCCACTATCCTTTATTGATCGATGAGATCAAGCAGTATTACGGAAATCGGGTGCGTGTAATAGATTCTCCGAATATTGTTGCAAGCCATCTGAAGATCATCTTGGATAAGTACAATCTTTTAAATGAGTGTAATCCAAAACCGAATTATCATTTCTACCTTTCAGATCTCACCAAAAACTTTGAGAAGATCTCTAAGAAATTCTTTGGAAAAACCATCGATCTGGAATTGAAAGTATTATAA
- a CDS encoding nitroreductase family protein, producing the protein MNFLEKMQTRYTVKKYNPKGTISKEQIEQLKKILNLSPSSINSQPWNFVFVHNPETKEKLGEASYFNKEKITDSDHVIVFQVLKNVEDFEKQIEENLPEGSIAYYSTMVKPKGEDALKSWLSNQVYLSLGVLLSACASMGIDSTPMEGIEPEKYDAILKNNSYKTLFAVAVGKRSETDSNHPETTPKKRLKAEEVILEA; encoded by the coding sequence ATGAATTTTTTAGAGAAAATGCAGACCCGGTATACCGTTAAAAAGTATAACCCAAAAGGAACAATCAGCAAAGAACAGATTGAACAGCTTAAGAAAATTCTTAACCTAAGTCCTTCTTCTATCAACAGCCAGCCTTGGAATTTTGTTTTTGTACATAATCCTGAAACAAAAGAAAAACTAGGAGAAGCCTCTTATTTTAATAAAGAGAAAATTACAGACAGTGATCATGTAATAGTTTTTCAGGTTTTAAAGAATGTAGAAGATTTTGAAAAACAGATTGAAGAAAACCTGCCCGAGGGATCCATCGCATATTACAGCACCATGGTGAAACCTAAAGGTGAAGATGCCCTAAAATCATGGTTAAGCAATCAAGTATACCTGTCACTAGGGGTCTTATTATCAGCCTGTGCCTCGATGGGAATAGATTCTACTCCGATGGAAGGGATCGAACCTGAAAAATATGATGCTATTTTGAAGAATAATTCTTATAAAACTTTATTTGCAGTAGCAGTCGGTAAAAGATCGGAAACAGACAGCAACCATCCGGAAACAACACCAAAGAAAAGGCTTAAAGCTGAAGAAGTGATTCTGGAAGCTTAA
- a CDS encoding helix-turn-helix domain-containing protein, whose amino-acid sequence MYTIDNKPYPCCTSVTMRFIGGKWKAVILFYLIDGAKRYNEIRKLIPTITERTLSLQLKQLEEDNIIDRKVFTEKPPLMVEYSLTEFGKTLLPLLQEIVKWGNEVVEKSDKITRGKVH is encoded by the coding sequence ATGTATACGATAGATAACAAACCTTACCCTTGCTGCACAAGCGTAACCATGAGATTCATAGGCGGAAAATGGAAAGCCGTAATTTTATTTTACCTTATAGACGGAGCTAAAAGATATAATGAAATACGAAAGCTTATTCCTACTATTACAGAAAGAACATTAAGCCTGCAGCTGAAACAGCTGGAAGAAGATAATATCATAGACCGAAAAGTTTTCACAGAAAAACCTCCCTTAATGGTAGAATACAGCTTAACCGAATTCGGAAAAACCCTGCTTCCTCTTTTGCAGGAAATTGTAAAATGGGGAAATGAGGTCGTAGAAAAATCAGATAAAATAACCAGAGGTAAAGTTCACTGA
- a CDS encoding RsmD family RNA methyltransferase, with translation MYRIISGKWKAKKIAAPKNFDVRPTTDFAKEALFSILENTYDMQSIAVLDLFAGIGSISLEFASRGCQSVTSVELNPKHTSFINSTASELGMSLQINVQRGDVFDWLKKFRNNKSFEIVFADAPFETEEKKYQEMISLVLNNKYLKENGVFILEHQARLKLEHPNLQYTRKYGNVSFSFFGPNQPAAE, from the coding sequence ATGTATAGAATAATCTCCGGCAAGTGGAAAGCAAAAAAAATAGCAGCTCCGAAAAATTTTGATGTAAGACCTACCACAGATTTTGCAAAGGAAGCTTTATTCAGTATTTTAGAGAATACTTATGACATGCAGTCTATTGCTGTTTTGGATTTATTTGCAGGAATTGGTTCTATTTCATTAGAATTTGCTTCTAGAGGATGCCAGAGCGTAACTTCAGTAGAACTTAACCCTAAGCATACGTCTTTCATTAATTCTACAGCTTCAGAATTGGGTATGTCACTGCAGATTAATGTACAGAGAGGCGATGTTTTCGACTGGTTAAAAAAATTCAGAAACAACAAATCTTTTGAGATCGTTTTTGCTGATGCTCCTTTTGAAACTGAAGAAAAAAAATACCAAGAAATGATCTCTTTAGTTTTAAATAATAAATACCTGAAAGAAAATGGTGTCTTTATTCTGGAACACCAAGCCCGTCTGAAACTTGAACATCCCAATTTACAGTATACCCGAAAATATGGAAATGTAAGTTTCAGTTTTTTTGGACCTAATCAACCAGCAGCAGAATAA
- a CDS encoding DUF3822 family protein, translated as MNVLNLLFTKDGLIYQISKNKSVLEEKSYFVTEETPKDFIEAKLEDILIKQRFDEVSVISALNHFTLMPEGFAAHDTGYDLIAFNAPVDKENEELMLSVNKKFNIQFYYTFPKNFYKKIKALAIPVHFNFSGEKFLNSINNKNSKEIHINLYHNQCEFFAVDQKKIILYNNLDVNSEVDFLYFVMFTLSKIGFGINETNFYAYGETTENETFISELQKFVKNMKIVYDNVPKKNFILN; from the coding sequence ATGAACGTACTTAATTTACTTTTTACCAAAGACGGATTAATCTATCAGATCTCCAAAAACAAAAGTGTTTTGGAGGAGAAATCTTATTTCGTTACAGAAGAAACCCCGAAAGATTTTATCGAGGCAAAACTGGAAGATATTTTAATCAAGCAAAGATTCGATGAAGTTTCTGTAATTTCAGCGCTAAATCATTTCACCCTGATGCCTGAAGGTTTTGCAGCCCACGATACCGGATATGATTTGATTGCTTTCAATGCACCTGTTGATAAAGAAAATGAAGAGCTGATGCTTTCTGTCAACAAGAAGTTCAATATTCAGTTTTATTATACTTTTCCAAAGAATTTTTACAAGAAAATAAAGGCTCTGGCCATTCCTGTTCATTTTAATTTTTCAGGAGAGAAATTTTTAAATTCAATCAACAATAAAAACAGTAAAGAGATCCACATCAATCTTTATCATAATCAGTGTGAATTTTTTGCTGTTGACCAAAAAAAAATAATCTTATACAATAATCTGGATGTAAATTCAGAAGTAGATTTTCTATATTTCGTAATGTTTACATTGAGTAAAATTGGTTTTGGAATTAACGAGACGAATTTTTATGCTTATGGGGAAACCACAGAAAATGAAACCTTTATTTCTGAACTCCAAAAATTCGTAAAGAATATGAAAATTGTATATGACAACGTTCCGAAAAAGAACTTTATATTAAATTAG
- a CDS encoding Smr/MutS family protein: MKIGDKVSVVDEDLIGVVTSVNGNIVVFKDSYGFTYQYPKEKLVSNSASIYENISIVKKPEPRKIISKKHQKNQLVLDLHFHHLVKNPNDYDSFERLFIQKEKLLEVINFCRRNNLKRLEIVHGIGDGVLQKMVWDVLESQSRLDFYNKDILHHQSGAVMVEFH, translated from the coding sequence ATGAAAATTGGGGATAAAGTTTCTGTAGTGGATGAAGATTTAATCGGAGTTGTGACTTCCGTGAACGGAAATATTGTAGTTTTTAAAGACAGCTACGGATTCACCTATCAATATCCTAAGGAAAAACTGGTTTCTAACAGTGCTTCTATTTATGAAAATATAAGCATTGTAAAAAAACCGGAACCCAGAAAAATAATTTCTAAGAAGCATCAGAAAAACCAGCTGGTTTTAGATTTACACTTCCACCATCTTGTTAAAAATCCAAATGATTATGACAGTTTCGAAAGGCTTTTCATTCAGAAAGAAAAGCTGCTGGAGGTTATTAATTTTTGTAGAAGAAACAATCTCAAACGGTTAGAAATCGTTCATGGGATTGGCGACGGGGTCCTCCAGAAAATGGTTTGGGACGTTTTAGAAAGCCAGAGCAGGTTAGATTTTTACAACAAAGACATACTTCATCATCAATCAGGTGCGGTAATGGTAGAATTTCACTAA
- a CDS encoding metallophosphoesterase family protein, with the protein MTKILLLSDSHSYIDDRILEYASEADEIWHGGDFGSFEIIEQLEKIKPLKGVYGNIDNAKIRSEFPEVSRFFCEKVEVLIIHIGGYPGKYTPLAQKEISEKAPKLFISGHSHILKAMFDQKNNLLHLNPGACGKQGWHKMRTMMRFVIDNEEIKDLEIIELGSK; encoded by the coding sequence ATGACAAAAATTCTCCTCCTCTCCGATTCTCATTCTTATATCGACGATCGAATTTTAGAATATGCTTCCGAAGCAGATGAAATCTGGCATGGAGGAGATTTTGGAAGTTTTGAAATCATTGAACAACTTGAAAAAATCAAACCTTTAAAAGGTGTTTACGGAAATATCGACAATGCTAAGATCCGCTCTGAATTTCCGGAAGTGAGCAGATTCTTTTGTGAAAAAGTAGAAGTTTTAATAATCCATATTGGCGGCTATCCTGGAAAATATACTCCTTTAGCCCAAAAAGAAATTTCAGAAAAAGCCCCGAAACTATTTATTTCGGGACATTCTCATATTTTAAAAGCCATGTTTGACCAAAAGAACAATCTGCTTCATCTCAATCCCGGAGCCTGCGGAAAACAAGGCTGGCATAAAATGAGAACCATGATGCGCTTCGTAATCGATAATGAAGAGATAAAAGACCTGGAAATAATTGAATTAGGTTCGAAATAG